A genomic region of Elaeis guineensis isolate ETL-2024a chromosome 9, EG11, whole genome shotgun sequence contains the following coding sequences:
- the LOC105051150 gene encoding uncharacterized protein isoform X3 — protein MRLPNLGSMLTDTGDKRAYFCSFLLLGAVLGLACLVGTPSFVSNKGIMLGWGAMEPTQNKSSTSCKTQCKPSGSEPLPNGIVSRTSNLEMQPMWGSLHTQKEKHVAKASQSLLAMAVGIKQKTVVDQIVEKFFSSNFTIMLFHYDGVVDEWRDLQWSDSALHVSAINQTKWWFAKRFLHPDIVAEYNYIFLWDEDLGVEHFHPGRYISIIEREGLEISQPALDVAKSEVHHQITARGRQGDVHRRIYKSRGGGRCYENSTAPPCTGWVEMMAPVFSRAAWRCVWYMIQNDLIHAWGLDMKLGYCCQGDRTKNVGVVDSEYIVHMGTPTLGGFDENKVRRRSYVELRIFLTRWKNAVAEDQCWNDPYPEAGKKLKY, from the exons ATGAGGCTGCCTAATCTT GGTTCTATGCTCACAGATACTGGAGACAAGAGAGCATATTTTTGCAGCTTTCTCCTTCTGGGTGCTGTCCTTGGTTTAGCCTGCCTTGTTGGGACTCCCTCTTTTGTTAGTAACAAA GGAATAATGTTAGGATGGGGAGCAATGGAGCCAACTCAGAATAAATCGTCCACTTCATGCAAG ACTCAATGCAAACCTTCAGGGAGTGAGCCATTGCCTAATGGCATTGTTAGCAGGACATCAAACTTAGAAATGCAACCAATGTGGGGATCTCTACACACTCAAAAGGAAAAG CACGTAGCAAAGGCGTCTCAGAGCTTGTTGGCCATGGCAGTTGGAATAAAGCAAAAAACAGTTGTGGATCAAATTGTTGAGAAG TTTTTCTCCAGCAATTTCACTATAATGCTTTTCCATTATGATGGTGTGGTGGATGAGTGGAGAGACTTACAATGGAGTGATAGTGCCTTACATGTCTCTGCAATCAATCAAACAAAATG GTGGTTTGCGAAGCGTTTTTTACATCCAGATATAGTTGCTGAGTACAATTATATATtcctttgggatgaagatcttggAGTAGAGCACTTTCATCCTGGACG TTATATATCAATCATTGAGAGGGAAGGGTTAGAGATATCACAACCTGCATTGGACGTTGCTAAATCAGAGGTGCATCATCAAATCACTGCACGTGGGAGGCAAGGAGATGTGCACAG AAGAATTTACAAGTCGAGAGGTGGTGGGAGGTGTTATGAGAACAGTACTGCACCTCCGTGCACAGG GTGGGTAGAGATGATGGCTCCCGTGTTCTCAAGAGCTGCATGGCGTTGTGTGTGGTATATGATCCAG AATGATTTGATTCATGCATGGGGCCTAGACATGAAGCTTGGTTACTGTTGTCAG GGTGATCGAACGAAAAATGTTGGAGTGGTGGACAGTGAATATATAGTTCATATGGGTACACCTACACTTGGTGGTTTTGATGAGAACAAG GTAAGGCGCCGGTCTTATGTTGAACTTAGGATTTTCCTAACAAGATGGAAAAATGCAGTGGCAGAGGATCAGTGCTGGAATGATCCATATCCTGAAGCAGGAAAGAAATTGAAGTATTGA
- the LOC105051150 gene encoding uncharacterized protein isoform X2 yields MRLPNLGSMLTDTGDKRAYFCSFLLLGAVLGLACLVGTPSFVSNKGIMLGWGAMEPTQNKSSTSCKTQCKPSGSEPLPNGIVSRTSNLEMQPMWGSLHTQKEKHVAKASQSLLAMAVGIKQKTVVDQIVEKFFSSNFTIMLFHYDGVVDEWRDLQWSDSALHVSAINQTKWWFAKRFLHPDIVAEYNYIFLWDEDLGVEHFHPGRYISIIEREGLEISQPALDVAKSEVHHQITARGRQGDVHRRIYKSRGGGRCYENSTAPPCTGWVEMMAPVFSRAAWRCVWYMIQNDLIHAWGLDMKLGYCCQGDRTKNVGVVDSEYIVHMGTPTLGGFDENKSNAEQRGHAPVSESSYLGTVPHGSSGVKDRYAVRRRSYVELRIFLTRWKNAVAEDQCWNDPYPEAGKKLKY; encoded by the exons ATGAGGCTGCCTAATCTT GGTTCTATGCTCACAGATACTGGAGACAAGAGAGCATATTTTTGCAGCTTTCTCCTTCTGGGTGCTGTCCTTGGTTTAGCCTGCCTTGTTGGGACTCCCTCTTTTGTTAGTAACAAA GGAATAATGTTAGGATGGGGAGCAATGGAGCCAACTCAGAATAAATCGTCCACTTCATGCAAG ACTCAATGCAAACCTTCAGGGAGTGAGCCATTGCCTAATGGCATTGTTAGCAGGACATCAAACTTAGAAATGCAACCAATGTGGGGATCTCTACACACTCAAAAGGAAAAG CACGTAGCAAAGGCGTCTCAGAGCTTGTTGGCCATGGCAGTTGGAATAAAGCAAAAAACAGTTGTGGATCAAATTGTTGAGAAG TTTTTCTCCAGCAATTTCACTATAATGCTTTTCCATTATGATGGTGTGGTGGATGAGTGGAGAGACTTACAATGGAGTGATAGTGCCTTACATGTCTCTGCAATCAATCAAACAAAATG GTGGTTTGCGAAGCGTTTTTTACATCCAGATATAGTTGCTGAGTACAATTATATATtcctttgggatgaagatcttggAGTAGAGCACTTTCATCCTGGACG TTATATATCAATCATTGAGAGGGAAGGGTTAGAGATATCACAACCTGCATTGGACGTTGCTAAATCAGAGGTGCATCATCAAATCACTGCACGTGGGAGGCAAGGAGATGTGCACAG AAGAATTTACAAGTCGAGAGGTGGTGGGAGGTGTTATGAGAACAGTACTGCACCTCCGTGCACAGG GTGGGTAGAGATGATGGCTCCCGTGTTCTCAAGAGCTGCATGGCGTTGTGTGTGGTATATGATCCAG AATGATTTGATTCATGCATGGGGCCTAGACATGAAGCTTGGTTACTGTTGTCAG GGTGATCGAACGAAAAATGTTGGAGTGGTGGACAGTGAATATATAGTTCATATGGGTACACCTACACTTGGTGGTTTTGATGAGAACAAG TCAAATGCAGAACAACGTGGTCATGCTCCTGTATCTGAGTCATCTTACTTGGGAACA GTCCCTCATGGATCATCTGGTGTTAAGGATAGATATGCA GTAAGGCGCCGGTCTTATGTTGAACTTAGGATTTTCCTAACAAGATGGAAAAATGCAGTGGCAGAGGATCAGTGCTGGAATGATCCATATCCTGAAGCAGGAAAGAAATTGAAGTATTGA
- the LOC105051150 gene encoding uncharacterized protein isoform X1: MRLPNLGSMLTDTGDKRAYFCSFLLLGAVLGLACLVGTPSFVSNKGIMLGWGAMEPTQNKSSTSCKTQCKPSGSEPLPNGIVSRTSNLEMQPMWGSLHTQKEKHVAKASQSLLAMAVGIKQKTVVDQIVEKFFSSNFTIMLFHYDGVVDEWRDLQWSDSALHVSAINQTKWWFAKRFLHPDIVAEYNYIFLWDEDLGVEHFHPGRYISIIEREGLEISQPALDVAKSEVHHQITARGRQGDVHRRIYKSRGGGRCYENSTAPPCTGWVEMMAPVFSRAAWRCVWYMIQNDLIHAWGLDMKLGYCCQGDRTKNVGVVDSEYIVHMGTPTLGGFDENKSNAEQRGHAPVSESSYLGTVVPHGSSGVKDRYAVRRRSYVELRIFLTRWKNAVAEDQCWNDPYPEAGKKLKY, from the exons ATGAGGCTGCCTAATCTT GGTTCTATGCTCACAGATACTGGAGACAAGAGAGCATATTTTTGCAGCTTTCTCCTTCTGGGTGCTGTCCTTGGTTTAGCCTGCCTTGTTGGGACTCCCTCTTTTGTTAGTAACAAA GGAATAATGTTAGGATGGGGAGCAATGGAGCCAACTCAGAATAAATCGTCCACTTCATGCAAG ACTCAATGCAAACCTTCAGGGAGTGAGCCATTGCCTAATGGCATTGTTAGCAGGACATCAAACTTAGAAATGCAACCAATGTGGGGATCTCTACACACTCAAAAGGAAAAG CACGTAGCAAAGGCGTCTCAGAGCTTGTTGGCCATGGCAGTTGGAATAAAGCAAAAAACAGTTGTGGATCAAATTGTTGAGAAG TTTTTCTCCAGCAATTTCACTATAATGCTTTTCCATTATGATGGTGTGGTGGATGAGTGGAGAGACTTACAATGGAGTGATAGTGCCTTACATGTCTCTGCAATCAATCAAACAAAATG GTGGTTTGCGAAGCGTTTTTTACATCCAGATATAGTTGCTGAGTACAATTATATATtcctttgggatgaagatcttggAGTAGAGCACTTTCATCCTGGACG TTATATATCAATCATTGAGAGGGAAGGGTTAGAGATATCACAACCTGCATTGGACGTTGCTAAATCAGAGGTGCATCATCAAATCACTGCACGTGGGAGGCAAGGAGATGTGCACAG AAGAATTTACAAGTCGAGAGGTGGTGGGAGGTGTTATGAGAACAGTACTGCACCTCCGTGCACAGG GTGGGTAGAGATGATGGCTCCCGTGTTCTCAAGAGCTGCATGGCGTTGTGTGTGGTATATGATCCAG AATGATTTGATTCATGCATGGGGCCTAGACATGAAGCTTGGTTACTGTTGTCAG GGTGATCGAACGAAAAATGTTGGAGTGGTGGACAGTGAATATATAGTTCATATGGGTACACCTACACTTGGTGGTTTTGATGAGAACAAG TCAAATGCAGAACAACGTGGTCATGCTCCTGTATCTGAGTCATCTTACTTGGGAACAGTG GTCCCTCATGGATCATCTGGTGTTAAGGATAGATATGCA GTAAGGCGCCGGTCTTATGTTGAACTTAGGATTTTCCTAACAAGATGGAAAAATGCAGTGGCAGAGGATCAGTGCTGGAATGATCCATATCCTGAAGCAGGAAAGAAATTGAAGTATTGA